AAGACTTCTTTCTGTAACTAAGAATGGATAAATTGTTCTCTTCACTTATAATATAGAGAACTAATTAGCGCTAAACATCTTAATTTTTCAAAATATATTTTGATGATCTTCCCTTGCCAATAAGTTTTATCCGCTGACTTTTCTTCAATTCACTAAGAGCTCGTTTAATTGTTATATCGCTGTATTGCGGGATCAGGGCCGTGAGCTCACTTCTAGACAAGGGTTTTAATTCTTGCGTTAATGTTGTAAGAATTAAATCCGTTGCCGACACTGGTTTGTCTTGTACCAGATTGAGCCGATCATTAAGATTGCGATATGCTTGCAAGATAACACCCAGAAAATAATCTAAAAAGGGTGCATAGTCATTCTGGTTATTTTGCCAATTTAAAGAACTCTGCTTGAGAACTTCATAATAGGACTGCTTGGTTTTCTCAATTAAATTTTCAAGACTGATATACTTTCCAACGTTGAGTTGTGCTTGATACATCGTTAACAGCATTAACAACCTCGACATACGGCCGTTACCATCACGAAACGGGTGAATCGAAACAAAATCAAAGATAAAGGCACCCAATAAAATTAGTGGTGAAAAAGTTTGCTGATCAACTGCTAAATTATAATTGATACAAAGTTCCTGAACCAATTTCGGCGTTAAATACGCTGCTGGTGGTTGGAAACGGACTTCCTGCCTACCGTCTGCATATTCGGTAATGATTTGATTATCAGAATCTTTGAATTGGCCACCCCAGGTGCTGTTGGTATAGCTAAACAAACGTTTATGCAACGTTAAAATTGAACTGTTGTTAATCGGAATATAGGCATATTGTTCATGAATTAAAGCCAATACGTCCCGATAACCTGCAATTTCTGCCTCACTGCGATTACGCGGGCTAGTTTTTTGATGAACCAATTGTTTTAACCGAGTGTTACTGGTATAAATCCCTTCAATACGATTAGAAGCATCAGTACTCTGGACTTTAGCAACATTAACCAAGTGATCTAGGGCTTCTTTGTAGGTAATTGACGTAGCTGATAAACGACCTTTAAGTTCATAAATTTGGTTCAACTTGTCATTCATTGAAGCAGCTATTTCTAAATTATTTAAAGTTTTATAATCAAATTTTTTCAGGATCATCTCACTCCTTTCGGTATCATTTTACATTATTTGATACCGAAAATATACAAATGATACTGATAAAACAAATAACATCTAAGAAACCACCTAAAAAGGCACCTCATATTCGAGGTACCTTTTTAGATTTAGCTTGTAATCCGTATCGAATTAAGTTACGAACAAGCCCACCGGTCAACTTTTTAATGGCTTACGATCTGTCAACAAAGCAATCGGCGACAGAATCAAAACGATCATCGCTCCTACTAAATAGGTATGACTGAAGGCCTGGCTGATTTGTCGATTCTTAGTATGCTTAATTTTTCTCAAAGCTGTCGTTAAAGCTGCTTTTTGCGCCAATTGTTTGAGACCTACTAACAATTTTTTCTGCCCCTGCCAATTTTAGTAACTCAATTTGATTTGCTAATTTTTGATCAGTGGTACTGACCCGCGCATAGCCATATTTCATCTTTTTCTCTCCTTAACTATGTCATTAAGTAATGACACGGTTCTAACTCTTTTTTGATACTAATTCTCTTTTTCACCAACAGATTAAGAAACAAGCTGCTGAGATATTTGATGATCTAGATCTAAATATTTCAATTTCCATAATCATCTTTATTTCAGAAAAACATAACTGACGGAAGTTTACCTTTGAGATTGAGAATCCAATTTATAGTGAGGCCAACCAAATAGAACTAAATCGTCATTTCAAAGCATGCTTAATAATAAGAATCTCCATGCTCATGAATTTCCAGATAATAGAGATTGATAAATGACATCGGTTGAATTTTTAGGTGAAACATGGCATGAGTATGTTGTCTGGCAGATTGAAGACCAAAGAGCTTTAAATCATATCAATAATTTAATAAAACTCATTCAGATCGATGGGTTAGGATGGGGTTTAAGAAAGCTAAAGCCCCTTTTTATTCTTGATAAATTGTCGAATACTGCTGATATAAAATAGATATAACCGTTGTTATGTCAAGGATGCAACTGCTGGTTGTCAGATTGCTCAAATAATATGCATGCATTCTTAGAAGACCTGTTAGATAGTAATGTGGTGGAAGGGAAGTTTTGGTGAATGATTTTAGGGCAACGAATTCGAGAGGAACGTGAAAGAAGGAACTGGACTCAAAATGACTTAGCTGAACTATTAAATGTTAGTAGACAGTCTATTTCAAAATGGGAAATTGGCTCAGCCTATCCTGATATTGAAAGATTAATTCAGATTAGTGATTTATTTGAAGTTAGTTTAGATAGTCTTATCCGTGGAGACGAAAAGTTTCAAAAAAAGATTAAAGTAGAGAGCTCTAAAGTTGGTATGACCTTTTGGGACTTTATGAGTTATCGCTGGTGGGTAATCTTTGTTGTTGCATGGTGTTTGGCTTGGCTGTTACCAGTCATCATTCATGCACTTAAATAAAAAATAAAGGAGTGGCCGTGATGTCAGAGTACATTTTAAATACAAAACAATTAACTAAAAAATTCAAGAATAGCATTGTTTTAAATCATATTAATTTGGAAATACCGAAAGGGAAGGTTTATGGATTACTAGGAATTAATGGAGCTGGAAAGTCGACTACTATGAAGATTATTACCGGAATTATTACCAGTTTTGAAGGTGAAATGAAATTCAATGGACAACCATGGGGACGATCAAGTTTAAATAAAATAGGGGCCTTAATCGAATATCCGGCAGCATATGAGAACTTAACAGCATATGACAACATGAAAATTGTTGCTTTAGAAGAAGATTTACCACTTGACGGGATTCCAATAACCTTAAATCGTTTGAATATCAATGACACTGGTAATAAAAAAGTGAAAAATTTTTCATTAGGTATGAAACAACGATTAGGAATTGCCATGGCGATGTTGAAAAATCCAGATTTTTTAATTTTAGATGAGCCTTTTAATGGCCTTGATCCCTATGGAATTAAAGAGTTAAAAGAATACTTAAAGGAGCTTACTGAAAATGGAAAGACAGTCATGATTTCCAGTCACATTCTTCCGGAACTTCAAGATATTGCGGAGTATATTGGTATCATCAATAATGGTTCGCTAGTTTACCAGCAGGCAGTGACAGGCAAAGAAGATTTAAACCAAATATTCTTTGAAAAGACCCAGGAAAGGAGTTAGTCATGCAGACAGCTTTAAAAATTGAAATGTTAAAGGCAAAGGGCAGTACTTATTTGAAAACTGCTTTGGTCCTGCCTTGTATTTTCTTAGTATTTACGTTAATGACCATATTGTCATCAACAAATCCTACAGGCATGGCTGATGGAGTTAGCATCATTCAATCTAACATTTTTAATCTGTGGGGATTAATATTGTTGCCAATTTGTATTGTGGTGATCATTAGTAGTGATTTTCAGCAAGAATATAGAGCGCTAGGAAGACAACGAGCTCTTGCTAACAACTGGTCTCTGAAATGGATATATCTGGCAAAAACATTAAAATTCTGGTTACTAGTTTTATTCTCTCAACTAATTCTAATTGTTATTGTATTGAACAGTAATTTATTGACAACTAAAATAGTTGGCAATTTTCCATTGTTGTTTTGTACTTCTTTAGTTATTTGGATTGGCAGCTTACCACTAATCGTAATTAATATGTATTTACTAAGCTATCTGAATGCCATTATGGTCAGCATACTAAACTTGTTTATTTCTATTGGAAGTACCTTTTTAGGAATAACACTAGCCCCATGGTTCTGGATTGATCCATGGGTATACGCATTGCGGACAACAACACTACTAAGGAGTAATCCAAACGGAACAATTCTAACTACCGGTAATACCTTGGTAAATGATACTAGCTTTATATATTTAATACTGTTATCTGTTACTTTTTGGGTAATAATTAATTATTTATACGCAATAATTATCGACAGAAAGGTGGCGTAGCATTGCTTAAAGTAACTTTTCTTAAAATTAAGCATCAACCATTTCTCCTAGGTGTTTTGACCTTAGTTATTGGTTATGGATTGTTAATTGTTTGGAAGATGCGATCTAATCCTGATAATAGTGATATTTGGTTTAAAAATGGTCTAGTCTATTTAAATTGTCTTACCCCCTTTTTGATTAGCTTAATTATTGCTATTCAAAGGAAATTTGAAGATCAAAGGCCTAATTTTTATAGTGTTTTATCATCTCCTAGCCGAACAAAATGGTTGTTAGCTTTCTCACTAGGAGCCTACACCATCTGGTTAATGAATCTATTAACCTTTAGTTTGTTATTTTGGATTTTTACCAAGGTGCCCTTTAGTGAATACGTTAATTTATGGGTGAGCGAAGCATTTTTAGGAATGATTTGGGTACCAATTATTGAATATTTTGGAATTATTCATAGTTATTTAGCAAGCATAGTTGTTGGCGTTATGACCATTCCGTTTACGATCTATTATGGAACGACTCAATTAGGGATTGATTTATGGAGAATGATACCTTGGGTATATAGCATAAAAATATATCTAATCCCTAAGTCACAATTAATTTGGATGATTTTAGTCATTTTGATTTGTACGTTACTGGAACAATTATTGGTTAATTGGTGCTTTAACAATTGGACAGGTAGATAAGGAGAGATTAAAAGTGAATCAAGTAAAAAATATCGCTATTTTTATTTCGTGGGTTTCCTTAGCAAGCATTATTGTTTTATTTGCTATCCAAACTCATAGTTTTAATCAAATCATGGTATTATTTTTAGTGATTTTACCAACATTGTTAAATGTGCCCTTAATTTTTAAAAGCCGGAACAAAACCGCAACTAATTTTCAATTTCTTATGATAGGGATTAGTATTGCGATATTCCTATTAGCTATGGTGACGTCAATACTCGAATCAACATATATTAATTATGTTCGTTGGGGAATGGGATTAGCGTCAATTATGGGTATATCGATCAATGCTTACTTAATTCATTGCAGTACAAGAAAGAGAAAAGTTTAACCAAAATCGATTTGGTCCAGCATGGTTTCTTGACTGGCTTGATCCAAACTCAAATAAGGAGAGCGTAAAATATCTTTTATGCATTTACACAAGATATTTTACGCTCTCCCTGAGTTTGGCTTTACTCCAGCTCAGGGGGTTCACTTTACCTCATATTCGAGGTAACTTTTTAGATTTAGCTAGTAATCCGTATTAAAGTTAATGGCTAGCTCCCAGTTCAACTTTTTAAGGGCTTACGATCTGTCAACAAAGCAATTGGTGACAGAATCAAAACAATCACCGCTCCTACTAAGTAGGTATGACTGAAGGCCTGGCTGATTTGTCGATTCTTAGTATGCTTAATTTTTCTCAAAGCTGTCGTTAAAGCTTCTTTTTGTGCCAATTGTTTGAGACCTACTAACAATTTTTTCTGACCCTGGCTTATTTGCTGATTACCCAAATTAATTTTTTGAGAAGCTACTGACAGTTTAGATATAGCGGTATTTTGATTTCCTAATTTGGTTAAGGTAAGTGCTAGTTGCTGGTTACCCGCTTTTAAGTTGTCAGTAGCTAGTGCTAACTTTTTCTGGGCTTGGTAGACCTGGTGAAGATCGGTTCCCTTTTGGGGCCGTGGTAAATCAACTTGAGATTTGGCCGCTTGTTTAAGGGCACGTCTTAGGTTCGTCTGTTTGTTTTTAGTTGTTAATTTGACTGATCCAGTAGTGGAAAATAGGCTGTTCAATTGTTGATGAGCCACTTTCTTTACTTTGGGTGATAATTGCTGTCGATCAACAATTTGAATGGCATCTTGATGAATATGCTGCTTAGCTGTATTGACATTATTATCAAGGACCGTTACTAGAATTGCAATTCCTAAACAGGTGCCAATTTGACGCGCTGCGTTAACAATTCCCGAACCAATCCCACTTTTATTTTTGGGCAAATGCTTAACCGAGGCCACTAACGAAACCGAAGAGAACCCAAAACCAACACCGTTAATCACCAGAAAAGTAATGACAACAGCTTTAGGCGTTGTGGTAGTGATAAACGACAAGAGTAGTAAACTAGCTGCCATGACTAAGAGGCCAATCAAAGTAACCGGAACTGCGCCAACTTGATCAAATAACTTAGTTCCCAAAGGCATCGCTACCATGATTGTTAAGGAAACTGGAATAATAATTAGGGCTGCATGTAACGCTGTATCGTTCAGAACGTCTTGTAAAAAATAATTTAAAATCAGGGTGGGGCTAACTAACGCAAAGCCAGTTAAAAAGTAAACTAAACTAGAAGCAGTTAAGGTTTTTTCACGAAACAAATCTAATTCAAGTAGTGGGTGTTTGACTTTACTTTCGATAAGGATGAACAAACCAATAGCTAATAAGCCGCCAATGAGTGTTCCTAAGATGATGCCCGATTGCCAACCATATTGGCGGCCTTCTAGTAGGCCAAAAGTTAAACCACCCAAGCCTAGTGTTAAAAGAATCGTTCCTGGTAAATCAATTCTCCCCGCCAAGGATTCGTCATATGATTCCCTTACCCCCATAGCTATAATTAGAAAGGCTACAATGGTTAAGGGGACATTAATGCCGAATACCCAGCGCCAAGAAGCATATTCAATAATCACGCCACCAATCGGTGGCCCCCCGGCAGCGGCTAAAGCCGTTACCGCGCCCACAATGCTAGCAATCTTGGACATATGCGCTTTGCCAAATATTTCAATTCCCATTGGTAAGACAATCGGGGTGATAATGGCACCGCCTAATCCTTGAAAAAATCGAAAAGCAATCAATTCTGGTAACGACGTTGCCAGCATACAAGCCGCTGAAAAGCCGCCAAATAAGGCTAATCCTAATAATATAATTTTTTTACGACCATAACGATCAGCAATCTTTGAACCCGTGATCATAAACACGGCTAAGGCTAACGTATAGATGGTGGCAACCCAACTTGTATCAGTTAGACTGGCATTGAAATGGGTCATAATTTTGGGTAAAGCAATGTTGACGATGGTACTGTCTAAGGTACCCATAAACATCGCAATGGTTAACCCGATGAAACTGATAATTTTAGTAGCTTTTGACATCTATCAAGCGCTCCTTTCGGTAACAAATGAATATAAAGGAAACATTTGTTACCTTTATTTGCAGTCTTTAGTATAATTAGCCCTAAGCATTAAAACAATCCTTATTGGCTAAGTGCTACAGATTGCTATAATTTGTTACCGATAGTAGAGGAGATGTTAATAAAATGAACGGCAAGCAGCGTATGGTTGAGCAGTCTAAGCAATGGTTATGTGACGCCCTTATAAATTTAATGACGAAAGAGAATTTTCAGGATATTTCTATTACTGAAATTGCCCAAACCGCTGAATTATCGCGAAAAACATTCTATCATTCTTTTAAAAATAAAGAAGCGGTCATTAATTACCTGTGTGATCAGTTGTTCGATCAGTACTTTGAACAATTACTCCAGCAGAAACCGCAGGTAGGGGAAATGATGTTAAAAACTACTTTTGACATTTTTTTAAATTTTTGGTGGCGAAAACGGGATTTAATTCAATTATTGATCCGCCAAGGCTTATTTGATCACATGAATGAAATTTGGCAGCAAAAAGCAATCCCCCGTTATCAACAGTTTGCGGCTCCTTGGCATGTTCAGGGCACTCCTACCCAAGTGAATTATGTGATGGCTTTTCAACTAGGTGGTTTTACCAATATTCTACGTGTCTGGTTAGGCCAAGATCAGCCTGAGTCACCAGAACAAATTAAGGACTTAATGTTATTGGCTGCTCAGCAATTAGCTGATAGTTTGAATAACAACTAAGCAGATTTAGGACACACAATCTCTAATTAAGCTTGTTTCTATCCCCACTCATCGCTTTATCCTTTTGAATATCAACCATTACTACCTAACAATTGGCCATTTACTTATTTAAATCATTTCGGTGAGACCACAACCGACCAGAAGCTACTAGAAAGACGGACATTAGCAAACATACACAACAAAGAAAAAAGATATAAAAAACATGCTGTGCTATATTCAGTCATTGCATATCATATCATGCTATGATATGCTTTAACTGTAAACAAGGAGGCGCCCTATGAAAATAATTACTTTTTCTGCTATTAAGGGAGGGGTTGGCAAAACAACCTTAACTTTCAATTATAGTGAATGGCTGTCTAGCAAAGGCTATAACGTTTTGCTGATTGATAGCGACCACCAATGCAGTCTGACCCAAACCTATGATATTTATAAAGACCATGGCACCTTAGCTAACATTTTTACAAAAGATAGTGAAAAAGTAGAAATTATTGAATTGCACAAAAACTTATCAATTATTCCTGCTTCTATGAATTTAGATATGGTCAACAATGATCTTCAAACGAGAGCCAACAAAGAATTACTAATGTACATGTGGTTCTCAGACAATTATGACAAACTGAAAAAATTTGACTATGTATTAATAGACACACATCCGGATTTTTCGACAATCACGCAAAATATGATTGTAATTTCAGATTTAGTATTTAGTCCGATTGAACCAAGTGAATACGGTTTTATTTCCAAAAGTAATTTGGAATTAAGAATGGAACAATTAAAACAAGAAGTAATTAATGTTGAAAGTCGTAAAAGCTTTATCACAGCAGAACTAAAATTTATTGGAAATAGAATAAAACATAATACTAAATCCTCACATGAATTTGTGGAACAAATGAAAAAAGATCCCAGAACCATTGCCTTAATTCCTGAAAGGGAAGTATTCAATAAAACAACTCTTAATCATGAACCGCTGATCAACATGGAAAAAGGCAAAAGCTCAACTCCAAAAGCAAGGGAATTTTTTGAGAAAATTGACAAAATATTTGATACGTTTACTAAGCAATAATCATATCATGCTATGACATAGTGTGATATGCTATCGAAAGGATCAACATCATGGCATTTGAAGATAAAATGGACCAATTAAAAAACAGTATGAACAGCAATCCAATAACAAATGAACCTCCTACACCTAGAGTTTCAAAGTCTTATACTTTAAAACAAAACGTTGCTAATGAATTGGCCAGACGTGCCAAAGGAAAAGAGTTAACAGCTTCCAGATATTTAGAACAGCTATTGAAAAAAGAGTTCAATCTATAATTATGATCAGCCAGAAAATGCATAAGTACAACAGCAACTACAATAAATGTTACATTTTTTGGTTAATTTAATTAAAACATCGATTGAATAATATTTGCTAGTATATTCAATCGCTTGTTGGTTCCAAACCAAGAGCTGGTAAAGTATACAAGATCAAATGATGTTGCTGGAAGATAAGCGCTATGCTAGACTAAAACTAATTTAACAACCGAATAGAAGATAAAGCTAAACAGAAAAAGTCCTTGATTCACGGGGAATCAGGGACTTTTGGTTTAGCAAGTAGCTATCAGACAGCTACTTAGATTCAGTCGATTTTAACTTGGCGGTGAAAATCGACTGAACATTGTTCTTAATTTGTAGGTTAATTATACCGCAAACCAGTCCTAGAGGACAAGTGAAGGATAGTTAAAAAACAAATCAAAGCCAATGGACTAAGTAGCTAACCGAAGCTATTTAGTCCATTTTTTGTTGTTAGAAATTAAAAAAGTTGCCGA
The Lactiplantibacillus brownii genome window above contains:
- a CDS encoding Fic family protein — its product is MILKKFDYKTLNNLEIAASMNDKLNQIYELKGRLSATSITYKEALDHLVNVAKVQSTDASNRIEGIYTSNTRLKQLVHQKTSPRNRSEAEIAGYRDVLALIHEQYAYIPINNSSILTLHKRLFSYTNSTWGGQFKDSDNQIITEYADGRQEVRFQPPAAYLTPKLVQELCINYNLAVDQQTFSPLILLGAFIFDFVSIHPFRDGNGRMSRLLMLLTMYQAQLNVGKYISLENLIEKTKQSYYEVLKQSSLNWQNNQNDYAPFLDYFLGVILQAYRNLNDRLNLVQDKPVSATDLILTTLTQELKPLSRSELTALIPQYSDITIKRALSELKKSQRIKLIGKGRSSKYILKN
- a CDS encoding type II toxin-antitoxin system RelE/ParE family toxin — encoded protein: MTSVEFLGETWHEYVVWQIEDQRALNHINNLIKLIQIDGLGWGLRKLKPLFILDKLSNTADIK
- a CDS encoding helix-turn-helix domain-containing protein, encoding MILGQRIREERERRNWTQNDLAELLNVSRQSISKWEIGSAYPDIERLIQISDLFEVSLDSLIRGDEKFQKKIKVESSKVGMTFWDFMSYRWWVIFVVAWCLAWLLPVIIHALK
- a CDS encoding ATP-binding cassette domain-containing protein, encoding MSEYILNTKQLTKKFKNSIVLNHINLEIPKGKVYGLLGINGAGKSTTMKIITGIITSFEGEMKFNGQPWGRSSLNKIGALIEYPAAYENLTAYDNMKIVALEEDLPLDGIPITLNRLNINDTGNKKVKNFSLGMKQRLGIAMAMLKNPDFLILDEPFNGLDPYGIKELKEYLKELTENGKTVMISSHILPELQDIAEYIGIINNGSLVYQQAVTGKEDLNQIFFEKTQERS
- a CDS encoding ABC-2 family transporter permease; the protein is MQTALKIEMLKAKGSTYLKTALVLPCIFLVFTLMTILSSTNPTGMADGVSIIQSNIFNLWGLILLPICIVVIISSDFQQEYRALGRQRALANNWSLKWIYLAKTLKFWLLVLFSQLILIVIVLNSNLLTTKIVGNFPLLFCTSLVIWIGSLPLIVINMYLLSYLNAIMVSILNLFISIGSTFLGITLAPWFWIDPWVYALRTTTLLRSNPNGTILTTGNTLVNDTSFIYLILLSVTFWVIINYLYAIIIDRKVA
- a CDS encoding ABC-2 family transporter permease, with amino-acid sequence MLKVTFLKIKHQPFLLGVLTLVIGYGLLIVWKMRSNPDNSDIWFKNGLVYLNCLTPFLISLIIAIQRKFEDQRPNFYSVLSSPSRTKWLLAFSLGAYTIWLMNLLTFSLLFWIFTKVPFSEYVNLWVSEAFLGMIWVPIIEYFGIIHSYLASIVVGVMTIPFTIYYGTTQLGIDLWRMIPWVYSIKIYLIPKSQLIWMILVILICTLLEQLLVNWCFNNWTGR
- a CDS encoding MFS transporter, with protein sequence MSKATKIISFIGLTIAMFMGTLDSTIVNIALPKIMTHFNASLTDTSWVATIYTLALAVFMITGSKIADRYGRKKIILLGLALFGGFSAACMLATSLPELIAFRFFQGLGGAIITPIVLPMGIEIFGKAHMSKIASIVGAVTALAAAGGPPIGGVIIEYASWRWVFGINVPLTIVAFLIIAMGVRESYDESLAGRIDLPGTILLTLGLGGLTFGLLEGRQYGWQSGIILGTLIGGLLAIGLFILIESKVKHPLLELDLFREKTLTASSLVYFLTGFALVSPTLILNYFLQDVLNDTALHAALIIIPVSLTIMVAMPLGTKLFDQVGAVPVTLIGLLVMAASLLLLSFITTTTPKAVVITFLVINGVGFGFSSVSLVASVKHLPKNKSGIGSGIVNAARQIGTCLGIAILVTVLDNNVNTAKQHIHQDAIQIVDRQQLSPKVKKVAHQQLNSLFSTTGSVKLTTKNKQTNLRRALKQAAKSQVDLPRPQKGTDLHQVYQAQKKLALATDNLKAGNQQLALTLTKLGNQNTAISKLSVASQKINLGNQQISQGQKKLLVGLKQLAQKEALTTALRKIKHTKNRQISQAFSHTYLVGAVIVLILSPIALLTDRKPLKS
- a CDS encoding TetR/AcrR family transcriptional regulator; translated protein: MNGKQRMVEQSKQWLCDALINLMTKENFQDISITEIAQTAELSRKTFYHSFKNKEAVINYLCDQLFDQYFEQLLQQKPQVGEMMLKTTFDIFLNFWWRKRDLIQLLIRQGLFDHMNEIWQQKAIPRYQQFAAPWHVQGTPTQVNYVMAFQLGGFTNILRVWLGQDQPESPEQIKDLMLLAAQQLADSLNNN
- a CDS encoding ParA family protein, with the protein product MKIITFSAIKGGVGKTTLTFNYSEWLSSKGYNVLLIDSDHQCSLTQTYDIYKDHGTLANIFTKDSEKVEIIELHKNLSIIPASMNLDMVNNDLQTRANKELLMYMWFSDNYDKLKKFDYVLIDTHPDFSTITQNMIVISDLVFSPIEPSEYGFISKSNLELRMEQLKQEVINVESRKSFITAELKFIGNRIKHNTKSSHEFVEQMKKDPRTIALIPEREVFNKTTLNHEPLINMEKGKSSTPKAREFFEKIDKIFDTFTKQ